A region of Sulfuricella denitrificans skB26 DNA encodes the following proteins:
- a CDS encoding EAL and HDOD domain-containing protein codes for MPDSLQDIFIGRQPILDRDQQIVAYELLFRSSGQSTSAHITNDLLATAHVITHAFSELGIASVLGDKKGFINVNADLLLSDMIELLPQDKIVIELLETIQVDEQIINRCQELKGMGFSLALDDFGGDSQFKPLFDIVEVIKIDLPQMGQEGLEINVKYLKNWPVKLLAEKVEDIDQAILCKGLGFDLFQGYYYARPVTLSGKRADSSKLMLLKLLELILGDAETHEIEQAFKHDPSLSYNLLRLVNSVAVGARYKISSLKQAIVVLGRQQLQRWLQLLLFVNQGGDMHSPLLELAATRGKLMELLAVTLSERDKDLHDRAFMTGIMSLLDTLLGMPLEEVVKQVNLASDVENALLKHEGKLGNMLLLVEKLEQNDFNAAEGLLADMQLNLGHLMQAQIEAMNWAHMLKETAET; via the coding sequence ATGCCAGACAGCCTCCAAGACATCTTTATCGGCCGCCAGCCTATCCTCGACCGCGACCAGCAAATCGTCGCCTACGAACTGCTGTTCCGCTCCTCTGGACAAAGCACCAGTGCCCACATAACAAATGACCTGCTGGCCACAGCACACGTCATCACCCACGCTTTCAGCGAACTCGGAATCGCCAGCGTGCTCGGGGACAAAAAAGGATTCATCAACGTCAATGCCGATCTGCTGCTGTCCGACATGATCGAGCTGCTACCACAAGATAAAATCGTCATCGAGTTGCTTGAAACCATCCAGGTCGACGAACAAATCATCAACCGCTGCCAAGAACTCAAGGGGATGGGCTTCAGCCTGGCGCTGGACGATTTCGGCGGCGACTCGCAATTCAAACCTCTGTTCGATATCGTTGAGGTGATCAAGATCGACCTGCCGCAGATGGGACAGGAAGGACTGGAAATAAACGTCAAGTATCTCAAGAACTGGCCGGTGAAACTGCTGGCAGAGAAAGTCGAGGATATCGATCAGGCCATACTATGCAAGGGACTCGGTTTCGACCTGTTCCAGGGCTATTACTACGCCCGCCCGGTCACCCTGAGCGGCAAACGCGCCGATTCTTCCAAGTTGATGTTATTGAAGCTGCTCGAGCTGATTCTGGGTGATGCTGAAACGCATGAAATCGAACAGGCTTTCAAACACGACCCCTCGCTCAGCTACAATCTGCTGCGACTGGTGAACTCGGTTGCGGTCGGGGCGCGCTACAAGATCAGCTCGCTCAAGCAGGCGATTGTCGTATTGGGTCGGCAACAGTTGCAGCGCTGGCTGCAACTGTTGCTGTTCGTCAACCAGGGCGGCGACATGCATAGCCCGCTGCTGGAACTGGCTGCCACCCGCGGCAAGCTGATGGAACTGCTGGCCGTGACTCTGTCTGAGCGGGACAAGGATCTCCACGACCGCGCCTTCATGACCGGCATCATGTCGTTACTCGATACCCTGCTTGGCATGCCGTTAGAGGAAGTGGTCAAGCAGGTCAACCTGGCAAGCGACGTCGAAAACGCGCTGCTGAAGCATGAGGGAAAGCTGGGAAATATGCTGCTGCTGGTGGAGAAATTGGAGCAGAACGATTTCAATGCCGCCGAAGGTTTGCTGGCCGACATGCAGCTTAACCTGGGCCACTTGATGCAAGCCCAGATCGAAGCCATGAACTGGGCACACATGCTCAAGGAAACGGCGGAAACCTAG
- the lpdA gene encoding dihydrolipoyl dehydrogenase has protein sequence MSKIIEVTVPDIGDFNNVEVIEILVKPGAKIQKDDSLIALESEKSTMEIPSSHAGVVKSLKLKVGDKVSQGSLILTLEAEQESAPAPQQKAPEQPATEAAVTISAAEIQTDVVVLGAGPGGYTAAFRAADLGKKVVLIERYPSLGGVCLNVGCIPSKALLHVAKVISEAEEVSHHGVSFGKPKIDIDQIRAWKESVVAKLTGGLGVLAKQRNIQVIHGVGQFVAPHHIRVETAEGEVTVTFDSAIIAAGSQAVKIPTFPIDPRVIDSTGALQLADVPKRMLVIGGGIIGLEMATVYYALGAKITVVERGPQLMPGADPDIVKPLLKRIEKRYEAILLNTSVAALEAKKEGILATFGGDNAPEPQLYDRVLVAVGRRPNGKLIGAENAGIRIDDQGFIPVDKQQRTNIPHIFAIGDIVGQPMLAHKAVHEGKVAAEVIAGHKAAFDPSTIPSVAYTDPEVAWMGLTETEAKAQGIAYEKASFPWAASGRALSIGRDEGITKLIVEKDTRRILGAGIVGSNAGELIAEAVLALEMGADAQDIGLTIHPHPTLSETLGFAAEMVEGTITDLYIKRK, from the coding sequence ATGAGCAAAATCATCGAAGTAACCGTGCCGGACATTGGCGACTTCAACAACGTCGAAGTCATCGAAATCCTGGTGAAGCCGGGTGCTAAAATTCAGAAAGACGACTCGCTGATCGCGCTGGAAAGCGAAAAATCGACGATGGAAATCCCCTCGTCCCATGCCGGCGTAGTCAAGTCGCTCAAGCTGAAGGTTGGCGACAAGGTTTCCCAGGGATCGCTGATTCTTACTCTGGAAGCTGAACAGGAGAGCGCGCCAGCCCCGCAGCAAAAAGCACCGGAGCAGCCGGCGACCGAAGCGGCCGTTACTATATCCGCAGCGGAAATCCAGACCGACGTGGTGGTACTGGGTGCCGGCCCGGGCGGCTACACCGCTGCCTTCCGCGCCGCCGACCTGGGCAAGAAGGTGGTCCTGATCGAACGCTATCCGAGTCTCGGCGGCGTCTGCCTCAACGTCGGCTGCATTCCCTCCAAGGCGCTGCTGCATGTCGCCAAGGTCATCTCCGAGGCGGAAGAGGTCAGCCACCACGGTGTCAGCTTCGGCAAGCCGAAAATCGATATCGACCAGATCCGTGCCTGGAAGGAAAGCGTGGTCGCCAAGCTCACCGGCGGGCTGGGCGTATTGGCGAAGCAGCGCAACATCCAGGTCATACACGGCGTCGGCCAGTTCGTCGCACCCCATCACATCCGTGTCGAAACCGCAGAAGGCGAGGTCACGGTGACCTTCGACAGCGCCATCATCGCCGCTGGATCGCAGGCGGTGAAGATTCCGACCTTCCCGATCGATCCGCGCGTGATCGACTCGACTGGCGCACTACAACTGGCTGACGTTCCGAAAAGAATGCTGGTTATCGGCGGCGGCATCATCGGCCTGGAAATGGCCACCGTTTACTATGCGCTGGGCGCAAAAATTACCGTAGTGGAACGTGGTCCGCAGCTCATGCCCGGCGCCGACCCTGACATCGTCAAGCCCCTGCTCAAACGCATCGAGAAACGCTACGAAGCGATTCTGCTCAACACCAGCGTGGCCGCACTGGAGGCGAAGAAAGAGGGCATTCTTGCCACCTTCGGCGGAGACAATGCACCTGAACCGCAGTTGTACGACCGGGTACTGGTTGCGGTAGGTCGCCGCCCCAACGGCAAGCTGATCGGAGCCGAGAACGCCGGTATCCGGATAGATGACCAGGGCTTCATCCCGGTGGACAAGCAGCAACGCACCAACATCCCGCACATCTTCGCCATCGGCGACATCGTCGGCCAGCCGATGCTGGCGCACAAAGCAGTACATGAGGGCAAGGTAGCCGCGGAGGTTATTGCCGGCCACAAGGCGGCATTCGACCCCAGCACCATCCCTTCGGTCGCCTACACCGACCCGGAGGTGGCCTGGATGGGACTGACCGAGACCGAAGCCAAGGCGCAGGGCATCGCCTACGAGAAGGCATCGTTCCCCTGGGCGGCCAGCGGCCGGGCGCTATCCATCGGTCGCGACGAGGGCATCACCAAGCTGATCGTTGAAAAGGATACCCGCCGCATCCTCGGCGCCGGCATCGTCGGCAGCAATGCCGGCGAGCTCATCGCTGAAGCCGTGCTGGCGCTGGAAATGGGTGCGGATGCGCAGGATATCGGGCTGACCATTCATCCCCACCCGACTCTGTCGGAAACCCTGGGCTTCGCGGCGGAAATGGTGGAAGGCACCATCACCGATCTGTACATAAAACGTAAATAG
- the aceF gene encoding dihydrolipoyllysine-residue acetyltransferase, with product MPTIKEVRVPDIGNFDSIDLIEVLVKEGDIVKAEDALITLESEKATMDIPSPWSGKVTAVRAKVGEKVSEGSLILLMEVTEEGKAPAAKPVAAAPQPAAPAAATAPAVIAPVRTVAPAAPVAPVSPAPLADISDNIKVHGSPSVRAFARELGVNLALVNGSGPKRRILKEDVQAFVKAELSRPRGSAAGGTGLSVLEMPQVDFAKFGAIEVRPLTKIKKVSGANLHRNWVTAPHVTQHEEADITELEAFRKAMSDDAQKQGVRLTLPAFLIKAVAAALKAHPHFNTSLSADGESLVFKQYVHIGMAVDTPDGLVVPVIRNADQKGVLDLARELMTISQKARDKKLTPGEMQGGSISISSLGGIGGSFFTPIINLPEVAVLGISRATMKPVWNGKEFVPRLMLPLSLSYDHRVIDGAQGARFITDLSQMLADVRRLLL from the coding sequence ATGCCCACAATAAAAGAAGTTCGTGTTCCCGACATCGGCAATTTCGACTCCATCGACTTGATCGAAGTCCTGGTCAAGGAAGGCGACATCGTCAAGGCCGAAGACGCGCTGATTACGCTGGAAAGCGAAAAAGCCACCATGGACATCCCCTCACCCTGGAGCGGCAAGGTCACCGCCGTACGCGCCAAGGTGGGAGAAAAGGTTTCCGAAGGCAGCCTGATCCTGTTGATGGAAGTCACAGAAGAGGGCAAGGCTCCGGCAGCAAAACCGGTCGCCGCCGCACCACAACCGGCAGCTCCGGCAGCAGCCACAGCGCCGGCAGTCATAGCACCGGTCAGAACAGTGGCCCCAGCCGCCCCTGTCGCACCGGTTTCCCCGGCGCCGCTCGCCGACATCAGCGATAACATCAAAGTGCACGGCAGTCCGTCGGTGCGTGCCTTCGCCCGCGAACTGGGCGTCAACCTCGCCCTGGTCAACGGCTCCGGCCCGAAACGCCGGATTCTCAAGGAGGACGTACAGGCCTTCGTCAAAGCCGAGCTATCGCGCCCGCGTGGAAGTGCTGCCGGCGGAACCGGTCTGTCGGTGCTGGAAATGCCGCAAGTCGATTTTGCCAAGTTCGGTGCGATCGAAGTCAGGCCGCTCACCAAGATCAAGAAAGTCTCCGGCGCCAACCTGCACCGTAACTGGGTCACCGCGCCCCACGTCACCCAGCACGAGGAAGCCGACATCACCGAGCTGGAAGCCTTCCGCAAGGCGATGAGCGACGACGCACAGAAACAGGGCGTCCGCCTCACTCTGCCGGCCTTCCTGATCAAGGCCGTGGCAGCGGCTCTGAAAGCCCACCCCCACTTCAACACCTCTCTTTCCGCAGACGGCGAAAGCCTGGTGTTCAAGCAATATGTCCACATCGGCATGGCGGTGGACACGCCGGACGGACTGGTGGTGCCGGTGATCCGCAACGCCGACCAGAAAGGCGTGCTAGATCTGGCGCGCGAGCTGATGACCATCAGCCAGAAAGCGCGCGACAAGAAGCTCACCCCCGGCGAAATGCAGGGTGGCAGCATCAGCATTTCCAGCCTGGGCGGTATCGGCGGCAGCTTCTTCACGCCCATCATCAACCTGCCTGAAGTGGCGGTCCTCGGCATCTCCCGCGCCACCATGAAACCGGTGTGGAACGGCAAGGAATTTGTGCCGCGCCTGATGCTGCCGCTGTCGCTGTCCTACGACCATCGCGTCATCGACGGTGCCCAAGGTGCGCGCTTCATCACCGACCTGAGCCAGATGCTGGCGGACGTGCGTAGATTGCTGCTTTAA
- the aceE gene encoding pyruvate dehydrogenase (acetyl-transferring), homodimeric type has translation MSEIPDIDQQETQEWLEALDAVLEREGAERAHFLLEKLTEKARRSGAHLPFSANTAYLNTIPVHQEDRCPGDLAMERRIRAFIRWNAIATVMRANKQSPGVGGHIASYQSAATLYEVGFNHFFRAPTEDHGGDLLYIQGHLAPGIYARAFLEGRITEDQLLNFRQEVDGKGLPSYPHPWLMPDFWQFPTVSMGLGPLTAIYQARFMKYLQDRGVVKTEGRKVWAFLGDGETDEPESMGAINLASREKLDNLVFVINCNLQRLDGPVRGNGKVIQELEAGFRGAGWNVIKVVWGRHWDSLLAMDKKGLLKKRMEECVDGDYQNYKSKDGAYVRQHFFGKYPELLEMVAHMSDEDIWRLNRGGHDPLKVYAAYSAAMQHTGQPTVILAKTVKGYGMGMSGEGQNITHQAKKMSEASLKQFCERFNIPIPDDKIAEVPFYKPAENSPEMQYLRERRMALGGYLPARRMAAKALAVPDLSAFESQLAGTGDREVSTTMAFVRVLSTLLKDKAIGKLVVPIIPDEARTFGMEGMFRQLGIYSSVGQLYEPQDADQVMYYKEDKNGQILEEGINEAGAFSSWLAAGTSYSNHGQAMIPFYTFYSMFGFQRVGDLAWAAGDARARGFLMGGTAGRTTLNGEGLQHEDGHSHILASTVPNCITYDPTYAYELAVIIQDGLRRMYKDQESIYYYITIMNENYVHPPMPKGAEEGILKGMYLLKRGAPKKKMRVQLLGSGTILREVIAAADLLEADFGVSSDIWSVTSFNELRREGLDVQRWNMLHPEHTQRTTYVEKCLKDGSGPVVASTDYMKAYADQIRAFVPRHYVTLGTDGFGRSDSRENLRRFFEVDRFHVVVAALKALADEGVIPAAKVAEAIAKYGIDPNKPNPVTV, from the coding sequence ATGTCAGAAATTCCGGACATCGATCAGCAGGAAACGCAGGAGTGGCTGGAAGCGCTCGATGCGGTACTGGAACGGGAAGGCGCGGAGCGCGCCCACTTTCTGCTGGAAAAACTGACCGAAAAGGCCCGCCGTTCCGGCGCGCACCTGCCTTTTTCCGCGAACACAGCCTACCTGAACACCATCCCGGTGCACCAGGAGGACCGCTGCCCCGGCGACCTCGCCATGGAGCGCCGCATCCGTGCCTTTATCCGCTGGAACGCCATCGCCACGGTGATGCGCGCCAACAAGCAAAGCCCCGGCGTCGGCGGCCATATCGCCAGCTACCAGTCCGCTGCCACGCTTTACGAAGTCGGCTTCAACCATTTTTTCCGCGCCCCGACGGAAGACCACGGCGGCGATCTGCTGTATATCCAGGGTCACCTGGCCCCCGGCATTTACGCCCGGGCCTTCCTCGAAGGCCGGATCACTGAAGACCAGTTGCTCAACTTCCGCCAGGAAGTGGATGGCAAGGGCTTGCCCTCCTACCCGCATCCCTGGCTGATGCCGGATTTCTGGCAGTTCCCCACGGTGTCGATGGGGCTGGGGCCGCTCACCGCGATCTATCAAGCGCGCTTCATGAAGTATCTGCAAGATCGCGGCGTGGTCAAAACCGAGGGCCGCAAGGTGTGGGCCTTTCTCGGCGACGGCGAGACCGACGAGCCGGAATCCATGGGAGCGATCAACCTCGCCTCGCGCGAGAAACTCGACAACCTGGTGTTCGTCATCAACTGCAACCTGCAACGACTGGACGGGCCGGTGCGCGGCAATGGCAAGGTCATCCAGGAGCTGGAAGCCGGTTTTCGCGGCGCTGGCTGGAACGTCATCAAGGTGGTCTGGGGCCGTCACTGGGACTCGCTCCTGGCGATGGACAAGAAAGGCCTGCTGAAGAAACGCATGGAAGAATGCGTCGACGGCGACTACCAGAACTACAAATCCAAGGATGGCGCCTACGTGCGCCAGCATTTCTTCGGCAAATATCCCGAGCTGCTGGAAATGGTCGCTCACATGTCGGACGAGGACATCTGGCGCCTCAACCGCGGCGGTCACGATCCGCTCAAGGTCTATGCCGCCTACTCCGCTGCGATGCAGCACACAGGACAACCGACCGTGATCCTGGCGAAGACGGTAAAGGGCTACGGCATGGGCATGTCCGGCGAGGGCCAGAACATCACTCACCAGGCGAAGAAGATGTCCGAAGCATCGCTCAAGCAGTTCTGCGAGCGTTTCAACATCCCCATCCCCGACGACAAAATCGCCGAGGTGCCTTTCTACAAACCGGCCGAAAACAGCCCGGAAATGCAGTACCTGCGCGAGCGCCGCATGGCGCTGGGCGGTTACCTGCCGGCGCGACGCATGGCCGCCAAGGCGCTTGCCGTGCCCGATCTCTCCGCCTTCGAAAGCCAGCTTGCCGGCACCGGCGACCGCGAAGTTTCCACCACCATGGCCTTTGTACGGGTGCTCTCCACCCTGCTCAAGGACAAGGCCATCGGCAAGCTGGTCGTGCCTATCATCCCGGACGAAGCGCGCACCTTCGGCATGGAAGGCATGTTCCGCCAGCTCGGCATCTACTCATCGGTCGGCCAGCTCTATGAGCCGCAGGATGCCGACCAGGTGATGTACTACAAGGAAGACAAGAACGGACAGATCCTCGAGGAAGGCATCAACGAGGCCGGCGCATTCTCCTCCTGGCTGGCCGCGGGCACCAGCTACAGCAACCATGGCCAGGCCATGATCCCGTTCTACACCTTCTACTCGATGTTCGGCTTCCAGCGCGTCGGCGACCTCGCCTGGGCGGCGGGCGACGCCCGTGCTCGCGGCTTCCTGATGGGCGGCACCGCGGGGCGCACCACCCTGAACGGCGAAGGGCTACAGCATGAGGACGGCCACAGCCACATCCTGGCCTCGACCGTCCCCAACTGCATCACTTATGACCCGACCTACGCCTACGAACTGGCGGTGATCATCCAGGACGGCCTGCGCCGGATGTACAAGGATCAGGAAAGCATCTACTACTACATCACCATCATGAACGAAAACTACGTTCATCCGCCGATGCCCAAGGGCGCCGAGGAAGGCATCCTGAAGGGGATGTACCTGCTCAAGCGCGGCGCGCCGAAGAAGAAGATGAGGGTGCAGCTGCTGGGTTCCGGCACGATACTGCGCGAGGTGATCGCGGCAGCCGATCTACTGGAAGCCGATTTCGGCGTGTCCTCCGACATCTGGAGCGTCACCAGCTTCAACGAACTGCGCCGCGAAGGCCTCGACGTGCAACGCTGGAACATGCTCCACCCGGAGCACACCCAGCGCACGACCTACGTCGAGAAATGCCTGAAGGACGGCTCCGGACCGGTCGTTGCTTCCACTGATTACATGAAAGCCTACGCCGACCAGATTCGTGCCTTCGTGCCGCGCCACTACGTGACGCTCGGCACCGACGGCTTCGGTCGCAGCGACAGCCGCGAAAACCTGCGCCGCTTCTTCGAGGTCGACCGCTTCCATGTCGTGGTAGCTGCGCTCAAGGCGCTGGCCGACGAGGGCGTGATCCCCGCCGCCAAGGTAGCCGAAGCGATCGCCAAATACGGCATCGACCCGAACAAGCCCAACCCCGTAACGGTTTAG
- a CDS encoding M17 family metallopeptidase has product MIKIVQNPSPVSDNALAKASHVLFVMPKAKSLAANLPGVDTLRARLARRHMKPDELAKSPLSGDLAPGALAVWVMLDAKQSTFERHTLMRKALMPLLDEQPREIAIVVIGGAEGCRLAAEAAIYAALVNGAVLPQRKKKDARRSLQKITLHGYKAEDDFTLLRGQAAGNELARELTMLPANELTPGLYRERVSKLAKENGWKCVEYDMKKLRKIGAGAFVAVAQGSSEDDAAIVHLRYRHPEARKTIALVGKGICFDTGGHNLKPARYMHGMHEDMNGSAVSLGILLAATRANLPLNIDCWLALAQNHISPKAYKQNDVVTALNGTTIEIIHTDAEGRMVLADTLTLAAREKPDLIVDFATLTGSMATALGARYSGIFSNREKVVEQAVAAGKISGERVCAFPLDADYEEGLESQIADIKQCSMEGEADHILAARFLMRFIEDAPWLHVDLSASNCKGGLGAVASDVNGFGVGWGMALLWGLK; this is encoded by the coding sequence ATGATAAAGATAGTACAGAACCCATCCCCGGTATCGGACAATGCGCTTGCCAAGGCATCGCATGTGCTTTTCGTCATGCCGAAAGCGAAAAGCCTTGCCGCGAACCTGCCCGGAGTCGATACCCTGCGGGCGCGCCTGGCGCGCCGCCATATGAAGCCTGACGAGCTGGCCAAGAGCCCGCTGAGCGGTGATCTGGCGCCGGGTGCGCTGGCGGTCTGGGTCATGCTGGATGCCAAACAGTCCACATTCGAGCGGCATACGTTGATGCGCAAGGCGCTGATGCCATTGCTGGATGAACAACCCAGGGAAATTGCCATCGTCGTCATTGGCGGTGCTGAGGGGTGTCGCCTGGCCGCTGAAGCGGCAATCTATGCGGCTCTGGTCAATGGCGCCGTGCTGCCGCAGCGCAAGAAAAAGGACGCGCGCCGCTCGCTGCAAAAAATCACCCTGCACGGCTACAAGGCCGAAGACGACTTTACCCTGCTACGTGGGCAGGCCGCAGGCAATGAGCTGGCGCGGGAGCTGACCATGTTGCCTGCCAACGAGCTGACGCCGGGCCTGTACCGCGAACGCGTCAGTAAACTGGCCAAGGAGAATGGCTGGAAATGCGTTGAGTACGACATGAAGAAGCTACGCAAGATCGGAGCGGGGGCGTTCGTTGCAGTGGCCCAGGGCAGCAGCGAGGACGATGCGGCTATCGTCCATTTGCGCTATCGCCATCCCGAAGCCAGGAAAACCATTGCCCTGGTCGGCAAGGGTATCTGCTTCGATACCGGCGGCCACAACCTTAAGCCTGCCCGCTACATGCACGGCATGCACGAAGATATGAATGGCTCAGCCGTCAGCCTGGGCATACTGCTTGCCGCCACTCGCGCCAATCTTCCGCTCAACATCGACTGCTGGCTGGCGCTGGCGCAGAACCACATCAGCCCCAAGGCTTACAAGCAGAACGATGTGGTGACCGCACTCAACGGCACCACCATAGAAATCATCCACACCGACGCTGAAGGGCGGATGGTGCTGGCCGACACCCTGACCCTGGCGGCGCGCGAGAAACCCGATCTGATCGTCGATTTCGCCACCCTCACCGGCAGCATGGCAACCGCGTTGGGAGCGCGCTACAGCGGCATCTTTTCCAACCGTGAAAAGGTTGTCGAGCAGGCAGTGGCGGCAGGGAAAATTTCCGGCGAACGGGTGTGCGCCTTCCCGCTCGACGCGGACTATGAAGAGGGACTGGAAAGCCAGATCGCCGACATCAAGCAGTGCTCCATGGAAGGCGAGGCCGACCATATCCTGGCGGCACGTTTCCTGATGCGCTTCATCGAGGACGCGCCGTGGTTGCACGTCGATCTTTCCGCCAGTAACTGCAAGGGCGGACTCGGTGCGGTGGCGTCGGACGTCAACGGCTTTGGCGTGGGCTGGGGGATGGCGCTGCTGTGGGGTTTGAAATAA
- a CDS encoding HNH endonuclease signature motif containing protein: protein MVDPKYERERPPPSAEVRRSVEVESGHACAISRCNEHTYLEIHHINENREDNQVENLILLCDKHHKMAHAGVIDRKALREYKSRLSNSYEADLKQRLERLEQLLAQAPKPEDEQPTPAPTAPSEDVGVPRKEVAPRAALMAQTLEQLALSKYEREIGLYLDRQPRVSKGSARLTLDALRQDDDLPEDLVVEVRWLRRAYEDGPIWVRQIEAATSTYEAMTGRKARGVLIYVVGRESMKPVSNLFITAEELQKVERKPEVIIYTYEDLGFNPGAISAAAYTSNIKGSGTEA, encoded by the coding sequence ATGGTTGACCCCAAGTACGAGCGCGAGAGACCACCGCCATCGGCAGAGGTGCGCCGGTCGGTAGAGGTTGAGTCTGGCCATGCCTGTGCCATTTCTAGGTGCAACGAGCACACATACCTTGAGATTCATCACATAAATGAGAATCGCGAAGATAACCAAGTGGAGAACTTGATACTCCTCTGCGATAAGCATCACAAGATGGCTCACGCTGGCGTGATTGATCGCAAGGCTCTTCGTGAGTACAAAAGTCGACTCTCCAATAGCTACGAAGCCGACCTGAAGCAGCGACTCGAACGACTCGAACAGTTGTTGGCGCAGGCGCCAAAGCCGGAAGACGAACAGCCGACTCCTGCACCCACCGCACCCAGCGAAGACGTCGGGGTTCCACGTAAGGAGGTGGCTCCCCGCGCAGCTCTCATGGCGCAAACTTTGGAGCAACTCGCTCTCTCAAAGTACGAGCGCGAAATTGGTCTTTATCTGGACAGACAGCCCCGAGTCTCCAAAGGATCAGCTAGGCTGACTCTTGATGCATTGAGACAAGACGACGACCTACCCGAAGACTTGGTAGTGGAAGTTCGGTGGCTTCGAAGGGCATACGAGGATGGCCCCATTTGGGTCCGTCAGATCGAGGCGGCGACATCAACCTATGAAGCTATGACTGGCAGAAAGGCCCGAGGGGTACTGATCTACGTTGTTGGAAGAGAAAGCATGAAGCCCGTCTCAAACCTCTTCATCACTGCGGAAGAGCTTCAAAAGGTCGAGCGTAAACCAGAAGTCATTATTTACACCTATGAAGATCTCGGCTTCAATCCCGGCGCCATCTCAGCAGCAGCCTACACATCAAATATCAAGGGCTCGGGCACAGAGGCCTAA
- a CDS encoding MBL fold metallo-hydrolase, translating into MQPFFAFLLFLFMSTAASASDETTVTVKVKPIKLSPHAYYVQGLAGAASSANQGFMSNAGFVVTSDGVVVFDTLGSPPLAAEMIRQIRKITRQPIRRVIVSHYHADHIYGLQAFKALGAEIWAHRRGQEYLASDEAQLRLAQRRETLFPWVDETTRLLPADKWLEGEMRFEMGGLHFELAYVGPAHSPEDMVMLVKEDGVLYSGDMVFKGRVPYVGNADSKAWLEALDRLIKLKPKIMVPGHGKASTNAAADLVFTRDYLLYLRNTMGKAAANMEPFEEAYAKTSWKEFEHLPAFQAANRVNAYNTYLLMENEGMQAK; encoded by the coding sequence ATGCAACCCTTTTTCGCCTTTCTTCTGTTCCTTTTCATGTCCACGGCTGCGAGCGCGTCAGACGAGACTACGGTCACGGTCAAAGTCAAACCAATCAAGCTGAGCCCGCATGCTTACTATGTGCAGGGTTTGGCCGGCGCGGCTTCGTCAGCCAACCAGGGTTTCATGTCCAACGCCGGCTTCGTCGTCACGTCCGACGGCGTCGTGGTGTTCGATACGCTCGGCTCACCGCCGCTGGCAGCGGAGATGATCCGGCAAATCCGCAAAATCACCCGCCAGCCGATCCGGCGCGTTATTGTCAGCCACTATCATGCCGACCATATTTACGGCCTCCAGGCATTCAAGGCGCTGGGCGCGGAAATCTGGGCGCACCGACGCGGCCAGGAATATCTGGCCTCAGATGAGGCGCAGTTGCGCCTCGCCCAACGACGGGAGACCCTGTTCCCGTGGGTAGATGAAACCACCCGACTGCTGCCTGCCGACAAGTGGCTGGAAGGCGAGATGCGTTTTGAAATGGGCGGATTGCATTTCGAGCTGGCTTACGTGGGGCCGGCACATTCACCGGAAGACATGGTGATGCTGGTCAAAGAAGATGGCGTGCTTTATTCAGGCGACATGGTTTTCAAGGGCCGCGTGCCCTATGTCGGCAACGCCGACAGCAAGGCATGGCTGGAAGCACTTGACCGGTTGATCAAGCTGAAGCCGAAGATCATGGTGCCGGGGCATGGCAAGGCGTCCACGAATGCCGCAGCGGATCTCGTGTTCACGCGCGATTACCTGCTCTATCTGCGGAACACCATGGGCAAGGCGGCAGCCAACATGGAACCGTTCGAGGAAGCTTACGCCAAGACCTCCTGGAAGGAATTCGAGCATTTGCCGGCATTCCAGGCAGCCAACCGGGTCAATGCCTATAACACCTACCTCCTGATGGAGAACGAAGGGATGCAGGCAAAATAA